The proteins below come from a single Acidobacteriota bacterium genomic window:
- the thiL gene encoding thiamine-phosphate kinase: MVSEFEFINNIRSKFSLDRIGDDCAILPKDALTDMLLTSDMLVEDIDFRLEWTTPEFLGHKALAVSLSDIAAMGGIPAFSLISIAVPEHLWKTDLLDRLYEGWHALAKQHNVELVGGDISKTEGKFVIDSTVIGEVPKGEAILRSGAKPGDSIFVSGYIGGASAGLLRLESGARFDETLPAPLKHLLFRQLQPLPQVKTAILLRQHGLTSAMMDLSDGLSSDLGHLIDASRVGCRIDIDKLPIDPAITFLALPEKHRLDLALNGGEDFELLFTVRQENFWAVQDLGFHHIGEVTTNAGSVELVADGKTSILEPKGFRHF; encoded by the coding sequence ATGGTTTCGGAATTTGAGTTTATAAACAACATTAGATCAAAATTCTCGCTAGACAGGATCGGCGACGACTGTGCTATTTTGCCAAAGGACGCATTGACCGACATGCTGCTGACGTCGGACATGCTCGTCGAGGACATCGACTTTCGCCTCGAATGGACCACACCCGAATTCCTTGGCCACAAGGCTCTTGCCGTTTCGCTGTCCGATATTGCCGCCATGGGCGGAATACCAGCCTTTTCCCTAATTTCCATCGCCGTTCCGGAGCACCTGTGGAAAACCGATCTTCTAGATCGATTATATGAAGGCTGGCACGCTCTGGCCAAGCAGCACAACGTCGAGTTGGTGGGCGGCGATATCTCAAAAACAGAAGGGAAATTTGTTATCGACAGCACCGTGATCGGTGAGGTGCCTAAAGGAGAAGCGATACTGAGATCGGGCGCAAAACCCGGGGATTCGATTTTCGTATCGGGCTATATCGGCGGAGCCTCAGCGGGGCTGTTACGGTTGGAATCCGGGGCAAGATTTGACGAAACGCTTCCCGCTCCACTCAAACATCTGCTGTTTCGCCAACTTCAGCCATTGCCTCAAGTTAAGACTGCTATCTTATTGCGACAACATGGCTTGACATCGGCGATGATGGACCTTAGTGATGGACTTTCTTCTGATCTGGGCCATCTGATCGACGCAAGCCGCGTCGGCTGCCGAATCGATATCGATAAGCTCCCGATCGACCCGGCGATAACATTTCTTGCTCTGCCCGAGAAGCATCGTCTTGATCTCGCCTTGAACGGCGGCGAAGATTTTGAGCTCTTATTTACCGTCAGACAAGAAAATTTTTGGGCCGTGCAGGACCTCGGGTTTCACCACATCGGGGAGGTCACCACCAACGCGGGCTCAGTTGAACTGGTGGCGGATGGCAAAACCTCGATACTTGAACCAAAAGGCTTTCGACATTTCTAG
- a CDS encoding MerR family transcriptional regulator produces MAQEAVVIPEKIYFKIGEVCELVGVQAHVLRYWETEFSTLSPQKNKSGQRSYRRRDVEIALRIKQLLYNEMFTIAGARKKLQAEIREGSKPKEHSAPPIAQVRAQAEAPVPTVPPGVALGPTGAPLLFDAGFETELETAPTETRTPHAVQPAREYSGSEKDAIRVIAGHLLDLREMLKNSQVS; encoded by the coding sequence ATGGCACAAGAAGCTGTAGTGATACCTGAGAAAATTTACTTTAAGATCGGCGAGGTTTGCGAACTCGTCGGCGTTCAGGCTCATGTGCTTCGATATTGGGAAACTGAGTTTTCCACACTCTCACCCCAGAAGAACAAGTCGGGCCAGCGAAGCTATCGCCGGCGTGACGTAGAGATCGCTTTGCGGATCAAGCAGCTACTCTACAACGAAATGTTCACGATCGCCGGTGCACGGAAAAAGCTGCAGGCGGAGATCAGAGAAGGTTCAAAACCGAAGGAGCACTCCGCACCGCCCATCGCTCAGGTAAGGGCACAGGCAGAAGCCCCGGTTCCAACAGTTCCACCCGGAGTCGCCCTTGGCCCGACGGGAGCCCCGCTGCTGTTTGATGCGGGATTTGAAACTGAGTTAGAAACGGCTCCAACTGAGACAAGGACCCCACACGCAGTGCAGCCTGCTCGGGAATATTCCGGCAGTGAAAAAGACGCGATCAGGGTAATTGCAGGCCATCTTCTCGACCTTCGCGAAATGCTAAAGAATTCGCAGGTTTCGTAA
- a CDS encoding helix-turn-helix domain-containing protein, whose amino-acid sequence MVEIITIEKEELIRLIDTSVAGAIEKAIHSSQPPQIMTKSEVAKYLKKSGATINRWMRKNGLPFHGVGRPTFNRTEVDAWLANY is encoded by the coding sequence ATGGTTGAAATTATCACGATAGAAAAAGAAGAGCTGATTCGCTTGATCGACACCTCGGTCGCGGGGGCCATCGAAAAAGCTATACATTCATCTCAGCCGCCGCAGATCATGACGAAGTCCGAAGTTGCGAAGTATTTGAAGAAATCGGGAGCAACGATAAATCGATGGATGAGGAAAAATGGCCTTCCGTTTCACGGAGTGGGCCGGCCAACTTTCAACAGAACTGAAGTGGATGCCTGGTTAGCGAATTACTAA
- a CDS encoding site-specific integrase, translating to MSVFKKYNGKRINAKHPAYATARWWVYRRVKGHKTIHQVIPTARTKEEAELAERQLVKQLFDRSFGVADTTVTFGDFVETTYRKYVDQNNVNKGAKNLYIKLLLKHLKDQPLHTITPQDCRDCRNKLQYGKNQRNKKSLISPSSINRIMSTLSKIFSLACEEDVLDRNPMQYVKALPEPPPRKRLLTTEQKKALWKELESDQLLYRLVQLAVNMPLRRGQLLALNEEVIDFENQRVWVIGSKGRPPRSVPINATAASVLRDLIADKQLPFPIVDFRKRWHPVLVRAKINKPDGTREENYHFHDLRTYFATELIRRNTNPLIVQNLFAHSDMSITNIYAETDAELMLEAVKRLDG from the coding sequence ATGTCAGTTTTTAAGAAATATAACGGTAAGCGAATCAACGCTAAGCATCCGGCGTATGCGACAGCTCGTTGGTGGGTATACAGACGAGTTAAAGGACACAAGACCATTCATCAGGTTATTCCGACAGCCCGTACTAAGGAAGAAGCTGAACTCGCCGAGCGCCAACTGGTCAAGCAACTCTTCGACAGATCATTCGGTGTTGCAGATACAACCGTAACTTTTGGAGACTTTGTAGAAACGACCTATCGAAAATATGTAGATCAAAACAACGTCAATAAGGGAGCGAAGAATCTTTACATAAAACTTCTTTTGAAACACCTAAAGGATCAACCTCTGCATACCATTACGCCACAGGATTGTCGCGATTGCAGGAACAAACTCCAGTACGGTAAAAACCAGCGAAACAAGAAAAGTTTAATATCTCCGTCCTCGATCAATCGAATCATGTCGACTTTGTCGAAGATCTTTAGTCTCGCGTGTGAAGAGGACGTTCTCGATCGCAACCCAATGCAGTATGTGAAGGCCTTACCAGAACCACCGCCAAGAAAGCGCCTACTTACGACCGAGCAGAAGAAAGCCCTGTGGAAGGAACTTGAATCCGATCAGCTACTTTACAGGCTTGTTCAGTTGGCGGTTAACATGCCGTTGCGCCGGGGCCAGTTATTGGCATTGAATGAGGAGGTGATCGATTTTGAGAATCAAAGGGTATGGGTAATTGGTTCGAAGGGACGACCTCCGCGATCCGTACCGATCAATGCAACGGCAGCATCGGTACTACGGGATCTCATTGCCGATAAACAATTACCATTTCCAATTGTAGATTTCCGCAAGCGATGGCATCCAGTTCTTGTTAGAGCCAAAATCAACAAACCGGACGGCACGCGCGAAGAAAACTATCATTTCCACGACCTGAGAACCTACTTTGCCACTGAATTAATTCGGAGAAATACAAATCCGCTGATAGTACAGAATCTCTTTGCACATTCAGATATGAGTATTACAAATATTTACGCGGAAACCGACGCGGAACTTATGCTTGAGGCAGTAAAGCGACTTGACGGTTAG
- a CDS encoding ATP-binding protein, with the protein MKDRNIVSLEHFIEAARDAGYTNIATALAELIDNAFEAQAMSVRIEFEISEDQELSVLIGDDGCGMAPTVLELALQFGGTTRFNSRTGAGRYGMGLPNGSLSQARRVEVVTWRNRRTVWKSYLDVDEIVSGELKSIPKSMRVGISYANTESGTVVIWKKCDRINFKNKRIFLTRIRKTLGRLFRKHLWAGKEIIVGGEKVVPVDPLFLRTNDSENAAPFGSEVEYEIAVPGIQNLTSKVTVKFVELPIERWHSLSNEQKQSMGISKGAGTSIIRAGREIDSGWFFMGKKRKENYDDWWRCEICYEPELDEIFGVTNTKQGIRVHQSRSVSEPR; encoded by the coding sequence ATGAAAGATAGAAACATTGTTTCTTTAGAACATTTTATCGAAGCTGCTCGTGATGCAGGGTACACGAACATTGCAACCGCTCTTGCTGAGCTAATTGATAATGCGTTCGAAGCCCAAGCTATGTCGGTCAGAATTGAGTTTGAGATTTCTGAAGACCAGGAACTCTCGGTTTTAATCGGGGATGACGGATGCGGAATGGCCCCGACGGTACTCGAACTTGCATTGCAGTTTGGTGGCACGACCCGTTTCAATTCACGTACGGGTGCAGGTCGTTATGGAATGGGATTGCCCAACGGTTCCCTCAGTCAAGCTCGTCGAGTTGAAGTCGTGACTTGGAGGAACCGACGCACGGTCTGGAAAAGCTATCTTGATGTGGACGAAATAGTATCTGGTGAATTGAAATCCATACCAAAGTCTATGCGAGTCGGAATTTCATACGCTAATACCGAATCGGGCACAGTCGTAATTTGGAAGAAGTGCGATCGGATTAACTTCAAGAATAAACGAATCTTTTTAACGAGGATAAGGAAGACCTTGGGTCGCCTGTTCAGAAAGCATCTGTGGGCAGGAAAGGAGATAATCGTAGGCGGTGAAAAAGTTGTTCCGGTTGACCCTTTGTTCTTACGAACCAACGATTCAGAAAATGCGGCTCCTTTCGGTTCTGAAGTTGAGTATGAGATCGCCGTGCCGGGAATCCAGAACCTTACCTCGAAAGTCACAGTTAAGTTCGTCGAATTGCCAATTGAAAGATGGCACTCGCTCTCGAATGAACAAAAGCAATCCATGGGCATCTCGAAAGGTGCTGGTACATCAATAATTCGTGCCGGCCGGGAAATTGATTCTGGCTGGTTTTTTATGGGTAAGAAGCGCAAGGAAAACTACGATGACTGGTGGAGATGCGAAATCTGTTATGAGCCGGAATTGGACGAGATTTTCGGAGTGACGAACACGAAGCAAGGCATTCGTGTGCATCAAAGCCGGAGCGTATCGGAACCGAGATGA
- a CDS encoding AAA family ATPase, whose product MSELETGDDSIRKFLHELDIRIRARYPLIAINTFEEDRVREALVDLVFQERHKEKSLYFWSRPSGLQKVVDPKEGLLSSPQTIGDTEDPESLLGFISEQKTGIFLLCDYAPYISPYGQEDPLLVRRLREIAWKLKSTKATVLFVGPNFPELKTLEKEVTQIELDLPRESEIEDSIELQFENLRSNGLDISLTKETQDALQQSLLGLTSVEISNVIAKAVISCNGLNQDSINVILEEKKNVIRGSGSLTYVHPEPASNLGGYQSLRAILERAAYTFSPRAKARHVEPCKGILLVGLPGCGKDLCKRVASSITNRALLDLDFGSIMGEGGGVIGSSAMSIKRALSIAGTIKGILGISEFEKAVSGMKSSNKTDGGETARTISYLLNWMQDNKDVLVFATANDVRELESEQFRIGRFSYIHFVDLPETDDRKEIFRVHLKKRALDAEQFDLDKLVDKSKDFSGAEIEGAVQDGVLEAFIDGDRQAETRDIIKAAENMTPTAQMMSEKIEEIRKWARNNIKGVGSRNENPGITGTRADRIYEL is encoded by the coding sequence ATGTCTGAATTAGAAACCGGTGATGACAGCATACGGAAGTTTCTGCATGAGCTTGATATTAGGATCAGAGCCCGATATCCGCTTATTGCTATCAATACCTTCGAAGAAGACCGCGTAAGAGAGGCGTTGGTCGATCTCGTCTTTCAGGAGCGGCATAAGGAAAAGTCTCTCTACTTTTGGAGTCGTCCAAGCGGCCTTCAGAAGGTAGTCGATCCGAAAGAGGGACTGCTAAGCTCGCCTCAAACGATCGGCGATACCGAAGATCCCGAAAGCCTTCTTGGCTTTATCAGCGAGCAGAAGACAGGCATTTTCCTGCTTTGTGACTACGCTCCCTATATCTCACCGTATGGGCAGGAAGATCCGCTGCTCGTTCGACGACTTCGTGAGATCGCCTGGAAGCTGAAATCGACGAAAGCCACCGTTCTCTTTGTAGGACCGAACTTTCCCGAATTAAAAACACTCGAAAAGGAAGTAACGCAAATAGAACTCGACCTTCCGAGGGAGTCCGAGATCGAAGACTCGATCGAACTTCAGTTTGAGAACCTGCGTTCCAATGGTCTCGATATCAGCCTTACCAAAGAAACTCAGGACGCTCTGCAGCAATCTCTCCTTGGTCTAACATCCGTGGAGATAAGCAATGTCATTGCCAAAGCAGTTATCAGCTGCAACGGTCTGAATCAGGACTCGATCAATGTCATCCTTGAGGAAAAGAAAAACGTAATTCGAGGCAGCGGTTCGCTTACGTATGTTCATCCCGAACCGGCAAGCAACTTAGGCGGCTATCAATCGCTTCGAGCAATCCTCGAACGTGCAGCATATACCTTTAGTCCGAGAGCAAAGGCCCGACACGTCGAACCGTGTAAAGGCATACTGCTTGTCGGTCTTCCGGGGTGCGGAAAGGACCTCTGTAAACGTGTCGCTTCAAGCATTACAAACCGAGCGCTACTCGACTTGGACTTCGGTTCGATCATGGGTGAGGGCGGAGGCGTTATCGGCTCGTCAGCAATGTCGATAAAGCGGGCGCTATCTATCGCGGGAACGATCAAAGGCATTCTGGGTATCAGCGAGTTCGAGAAGGCGGTCTCAGGAATGAAATCGTCGAATAAGACCGACGGCGGAGAAACGGCGAGAACAATCTCCTATCTTCTCAACTGGATGCAGGACAACAAGGACGTTCTCGTTTTCGCGACCGCGAACGACGTTCGAGAGCTCGAATCCGAACAGTTCAGGATCGGCCGGTTCTCATACATACATTTCGTCGACCTTCCGGAGACCGATGATCGGAAAGAGATATTTCGGGTACACCTTAAGAAAAGAGCACTTGATGCCGAACAGTTTGATCTCGATAAGCTCGTAGATAAAAGCAAAGACTTTTCCGGAGCGGAGATCGAAGGTGCAGTACAAGACGGAGTTCTTGAGGCCTTCATCGACGGCGACCGGCAGGCCGAGACTCGCGACATAATTAAGGCCGCCGAGAACATGACGCCTACAGCTCAGATGATGAGCGAGAAGATCGAAGAGATACGCAAATGGGCGCGGAACAATATCAAAGGCGTAGGCTCCCGAAACGAAAATCCTGGCATTACCGGAACTCGCGCCGATCGGATCTATGAACTCTAA
- a CDS encoding DUF1257 domain-containing protein, with amino-acid sequence MSKYMTFDSQSFPNRELLLEALAECGFASPIVGSDISLEGWDKRDPQTADVVIRRRDVNGQSLLGDIGFRKTAKGYVAVIDDMDLSYRLGKDFIIRLQNNYHEAAARKMAKKLGGTLSKERVGKTLKIRIKY; translated from the coding sequence ATGAGTAAATACATGACATTCGACTCTCAGTCATTTCCGAATCGAGAGTTGCTTCTCGAAGCCTTGGCCGAATGCGGCTTCGCATCTCCGATTGTTGGGAGTGACATTTCTCTTGAAGGATGGGACAAACGCGATCCACAAACAGCCGACGTCGTAATCAGGCGTCGAGATGTAAACGGCCAATCCCTACTAGGCGATATCGGCTTCCGGAAAACCGCGAAAGGCTATGTTGCGGTTATCGACGACATGGATCTGTCGTATCGCCTCGGCAAAGATTTCATCATTAGACTGCAAAACAACTATCACGAAGCAGCCGCGAGAAAGATGGCAAAGAAGCTTGGGGGAACGCTTAGTAAAGAGCGGGTGGGAAAGACTCTCAAGATACGGATTAAATATTGA
- a CDS encoding DUF2997 domain-containing protein, whose product MPEVEFKIDTERGTCETEIKGYQGAACEKAARQLKEFLGDPTAETKKQEYFVTPRSKLTSKQK is encoded by the coding sequence ATGCCTGAAGTCGAATTCAAAATCGATACTGAACGCGGAACCTGCGAAACCGAGATAAAAGGTTATCAAGGTGCCGCTTGTGAGAAGGCCGCGAGGCAGCTAAAGGAATTTCTTGGCGATCCCACTGCTGAAACTAAAAAGCAAGAGTATTTCGTCACACCGAGGTCCAAACTGACCAGCAAACAAAAATGA
- a CDS encoding radical SAM protein: protein MSQEITFILEPDNGKITAEVSGVSTDVLTDLRDDLGTSQNVNCGKQNKGGAVKMSASENPGSDRTQSIWIYRIYHNSVVDGPGRRSVIQVSGCSIGCPDCYVPETHRIQNGSLFTISSVVEEIVENCNEQDGVTILGGEPFDQTGAVAELVHRLKRLGMHITIYSGNTIETLVERFDPNVHYILTHIDLLIDGPFIHRFAENAGGYKGSRNQRLIYSKDRSETCLSVNQN, encoded by the coding sequence ATGAGCCAAGAAATCACTTTCATACTCGAACCCGACAATGGGAAAATCACGGCTGAAGTCTCTGGCGTTTCTACCGATGTACTCACTGATCTAAGGGACGACCTAGGCACCTCCCAGAATGTGAATTGCGGAAAACAGAACAAAGGAGGCGCCGTGAAGATGTCCGCGTCAGAAAATCCCGGTTCCGACCGCACTCAGTCCATCTGGATCTATCGGATTTATCACAATTCGGTCGTAGATGGCCCCGGACGGCGTAGCGTCATCCAGGTTTCCGGGTGCTCAATAGGATGCCCTGACTGTTATGTTCCGGAAACACACCGGATTCAGAATGGATCGTTATTCACAATCTCGTCTGTGGTCGAAGAAATAGTAGAGAATTGTAACGAGCAAGATGGCGTAACAATTTTAGGTGGCGAACCATTCGACCAGACGGGAGCGGTTGCAGAACTCGTACACAGGCTAAAGCGTCTGGGTATGCACATAACGATCTATTCCGGTAACACGATAGAAACTTTGGTTGAACGATTTGATCCTAACGTTCATTACATTCTTACTCATATCGATCTTCTTATCGACGGCCCGTTTATCCATAGGTTTGCCGAGAACGCTGGTGGGTATAAAGGTTCCCGAAATCAACGACTCATCTATTCAAAAGATCGGTCTGAAACCTGCTTATCAGTTAACCAGAATTGA
- a CDS encoding DUF389 domain-containing protein, whose protein sequence is MNYNLLRKLVDFRSRIAKALGVEADRKSNLYIELSRGATLYDLIYWLQILFSAGIATLGLVMNSPAVIIGAMLISPLMGPILAAGLSLASGDMILALRALAKIILSCLLAVLFAVFLVALLPFREMTNEIAARTQPNTLDLFIALLSGAVGSIAVCRDVKGVATSIPGVAIAVALMPPLCVAGYGLGLIMTLDTATGWRIASGGGLLFLTNLVAITFTAMVIFLIVQVSTSNVKERAEEWEHNDPESSMILRFIARFPALEKAREIRSLGVRFVMILIPLIAILIPLTQSFSQLQKEIALKRRDNVLRKDILDLWKQQLQTKSNGVVRSSVDQLTILETEEKLNIDLRVFDDEPYTPNEKAKFIQLLASQLKRPIESLNLNLTEIPTTSVLTRLRDRKPATPTLGELQAGLWRQIDRSMSDMQLPPDARLISRQVITDGTNSLHLKMTYLCETAIPPVPKPEVIDKVRADLGDQSATVSMERIPTNLGFIEFPAKSSSLPILGMLQLDFAGRVMRENATLIMTVAANRRKDETQKIATERNEAVAGYLEERWQVSRDRVSFQETEQPADKTKMEFRVSSRVDTAPAAGSESKNAP, encoded by the coding sequence ATGAATTATAACTTGCTTAGGAAACTTGTCGACTTTCGCTCTCGCATCGCCAAGGCTTTGGGCGTGGAAGCCGATCGTAAATCCAACCTGTATATTGAACTTTCGCGTGGGGCGACGCTTTATGATCTAATTTACTGGCTCCAGATCTTATTCTCGGCTGGGATCGCAACGCTCGGACTCGTTATGAATTCGCCGGCGGTGATCATTGGGGCAATGCTTATCTCACCGCTGATGGGCCCGATCCTCGCAGCCGGATTGTCATTGGCCTCTGGGGATATGATCCTGGCTTTGCGTGCGCTCGCAAAGATTATTTTAAGCTGTTTACTCGCCGTTCTCTTTGCGGTATTTCTCGTGGCACTTCTGCCTTTCCGAGAAATGACGAATGAAATCGCCGCTCGTACTCAACCAAACACACTAGACCTCTTTATCGCATTGCTGTCCGGTGCTGTCGGATCGATCGCGGTTTGCCGTGACGTAAAAGGCGTGGCCACGTCTATCCCTGGCGTGGCCATCGCCGTCGCCCTGATGCCACCGCTATGCGTTGCGGGTTACGGCCTGGGCCTCATTATGACCTTGGATACAGCGACTGGCTGGCGGATTGCTTCCGGTGGTGGCCTGTTGTTTTTGACCAATCTAGTCGCGATAACTTTCACCGCAATGGTCATTTTTCTGATCGTTCAGGTAAGTACGTCCAACGTGAAAGAACGCGCCGAAGAATGGGAGCACAACGATCCGGAGAGTTCGATGATTCTCCGCTTTATTGCTCGCTTCCCAGCCCTTGAAAAGGCACGCGAAATTCGGAGCCTCGGCGTCCGGTTTGTAATGATCCTGATACCGCTGATCGCAATCCTTATTCCGCTTACCCAGTCGTTCAGCCAACTGCAAAAGGAAATCGCTCTGAAGCGACGGGACAATGTGCTAAGAAAAGATATTCTCGACCTGTGGAAACAGCAGCTTCAAACGAAGTCGAACGGCGTGGTGAGAAGTTCGGTGGATCAACTCACCATTCTGGAAACGGAAGAGAAGCTAAATATCGATCTCCGTGTTTTCGACGACGAACCGTACACTCCGAACGAAAAAGCGAAATTCATTCAATTGCTTGCATCGCAGCTTAAGCGGCCGATCGAATCGTTAAATCTCAATCTGACTGAAATTCCGACGACATCTGTTCTGACTCGGCTACGCGACAGAAAACCCGCTACACCTACCCTAGGCGAACTTCAGGCAGGCCTCTGGCGGCAGATCGACAGATCAATGAGCGATATGCAATTACCGCCGGACGCTAGGCTGATCAGCCGCCAGGTAATTACGGACGGGACAAATTCGCTTCACCTCAAAATGACCTACCTCTGCGAGACGGCGATCCCACCGGTCCCAAAACCTGAAGTGATCGATAAAGTTCGGGCAGATCTAGGTGATCAAAGTGCCACAGTTAGTATGGAACGAATTCCGACCAATCTCGGTTTTATAGAGTTTCCCGCCAAAAGTTCTTCCCTTCCGATCTTGGGGATGCTACAGCTCGACTTTGCCGGCCGCGTAATGCGCGAAAATGCCACTCTCATAATGACGGTCGCCGCAAATCGGAGAAAGGACGAAACGCAGAAGATTGCCACTGAACGTAACGAGGCGGTTGCTGGGTATCTAGAAGAAAGATGGCAGGTTTCGCGGGACAGGGTTAGCTTTCAAGAAACGGAACAGCCTGCCGATAAGACAAAAATGGAGTTCCGAGTAAGCAGCAGAGTTGATACTGCTCCAGCAGCGGGTTCTGAATCAAAAAACGCGCCCTAG
- a CDS encoding nitroreductase family protein: MVPLDFEMVEPSEQARRADEFFKLLNRRRTVRAYSDQDVPIELIERAIATAGTAPSGANMQPWRFVVVQDAEIKRKIREAAEKEEYESYHGRMSEKWLRRLAVLGTDEHKPFLETAPYLIVVFRITTVVEDGETEPTYYSQESVGIAVGMLLAALHNIGLATLTHTPSPMKFLQEILERPNNEVPFVLIPVGYPADNAVVPDIKRKTLEHIMQVV; the protein is encoded by the coding sequence ATGGTTCCTCTGGATTTTGAAATGGTCGAGCCGAGTGAACAAGCACGACGGGCCGATGAATTTTTCAAGCTGCTAAACCGACGCCGAACCGTCCGTGCTTATTCTGACCAGGACGTGCCGATAGAGTTGATAGAACGAGCCATCGCGACTGCCGGGACGGCTCCGTCGGGCGCGAATATGCAGCCGTGGCGGTTTGTCGTTGTGCAAGATGCGGAAATTAAGCGGAAGATCCGCGAGGCGGCGGAAAAGGAAGAATATGAGAGCTATCACGGCCGCATGAGCGAAAAATGGCTGCGTCGGCTGGCGGTGCTCGGCACGGACGAGCACAAGCCGTTTCTCGAGACAGCACCGTATCTTATTGTTGTTTTCCGTATCACTACCGTTGTCGAAGACGGCGAGACCGAACCGACATATTACTCGCAGGAATCGGTCGGCATCGCCGTCGGAATGCTCCTCGCCGCCCTCCACAACATCGGCCTCGCCACCCTGACGCATACGCCGTCGCCGATGAAGTTTTTGCAGGAGATTCTCGAACGACCGAATAATGAAGTGCCGTTCGTGTTGATCCCAGTGGGTTATCCGGCCGACAATGCCGTTGTTCCGGACATTAAGAGAAAAACGCTCGAACATATAATGCAGGTGGTTTGA
- a CDS encoding sensor histidine kinase — MKVVLSQFREYSFSLRYLTALVLVIFASFATNGLWLLVDRPISTPLFLAAILVSSWLGGIRVGIFASIISGLVIDYYYFQPFSAFGFGREEIIRLILFQAEGSLMCWLIEKVRTASEEIRYSREELRDLTQHLQSLRETEQKRIALEIHDDLGQSLTRLKMDVHVLNRRLGTLDRKEAFDEVPDTLSSFSGRIDDAIDSVRRIASDLRPLMLDDLGLVAACEWQASEFARTTGITCDFRSDIAELDMGPDSNTAIFRIFQEALTNIARHSGAKKASINFTGANTSIVITIADNGRGIRSHGKKNTQGLGHVGMRERTRVLGGQLTISNGPLGGTVVELYIPRVVAD; from the coding sequence ATGAAGGTTGTCCTGTCGCAATTTAGAGAATACTCCTTTTCCCTGAGATATTTGACTGCGCTTGTTCTAGTAATATTCGCATCATTCGCGACAAACGGACTATGGTTGCTGGTTGACCGGCCCATCAGCACACCGCTTTTTTTGGCAGCTATTCTTGTTAGTTCATGGTTAGGGGGGATACGCGTTGGAATATTTGCTTCAATAATTTCCGGATTAGTGATTGATTATTATTATTTTCAACCTTTTAGTGCCTTTGGTTTCGGGCGGGAAGAGATTATCAGACTTATATTATTTCAAGCGGAAGGATCGTTGATGTGCTGGCTAATTGAAAAGGTTAGGACAGCTTCCGAGGAAATCAGGTATTCGCGCGAAGAACTTAGAGATCTGACTCAACACCTACAGTCGCTTCGCGAAACTGAACAAAAGCGTATTGCCTTGGAGATCCATGACGACTTGGGCCAATCTTTAACTAGATTAAAAATGGACGTACACGTTCTAAATCGTCGATTAGGCACCCTTGACCGGAAAGAAGCCTTTGATGAGGTTCCAGACACCCTCAGCAGCTTTAGTGGACGGATCGATGACGCAATTGATTCGGTGCGTAGGATAGCGTCGGACTTGCGACCATTAATGCTGGATGACCTGGGCCTTGTCGCCGCCTGCGAATGGCAGGCAAGCGAGTTTGCGAGGACCACCGGTATAACATGCGACTTTAGATCCGATATCGCGGAGTTGGATATGGGGCCAGATTCGAACACGGCCATTTTTCGGATCTTCCAAGAGGCTTTGACAAATATCGCACGTCACTCGGGAGCAAAAAAGGCTTCGATCAATTTTACCGGTGCGAATACTAGTATCGTGATTACTATTGCCGACAACGGGAGAGGTATTAGGAGTCATGGTAAGAAGAACACTCAAGGTTTAGGACACGTGGGGATGCGTGAAAGAACGCGGGTTTTAGGTGGCCAACTCACCATTAGCAATGGCCCGTTAGGTGGAACTGTCGTTGAATTGTATATACCGCGGGTCGTGGCTGACTAA